The following are encoded in a window of Mycoplasmopsis bovis PG45 genomic DNA:
- a CDS encoding MSC_0882 family membrane protein, producing MKYRPIHNRETMEIVQSNRDVSFATEAKKTYRDPMNQFSPRMYKVIKSEKKIKSFMIFISLFIFFASVTFFILTWYKVPPFKVNNGDKPLIGYLVLFSIVAFISFANTIKNAIEKRQWSNTVQRHREAISAGDYTSSSTFHLVYKRIVLKDINLLWILIFILTYLGLITLIIFGLYKSGNWEAGSRDGSFYINLEWPKWLDKSFKNTQLFCLICTIIMAALIVAYVVIRLIDKKRLDDIGDFFGEKSVEIHDQIETAKSNRNKMWLRVYLVVVALTIFLPLALIFVAIWKGILRRKKSVVGA from the coding sequence ATGAAATATAGACCAATTCACAACAGAGAAACAATGGAAATTGTGCAAAGCAATAGAGATGTTTCTTTTGCAACCGAGGCTAAAAAAACATATAGAGATCCAATGAATCAATTTTCGCCTAGGATGTACAAAGTAATAAAATCAGAAAAGAAAATCAAGTCATTTATGATTTTTATTTCTTTATTTATCTTTTTTGCATCTGTTACATTTTTTATTCTAACTTGATATAAAGTTCCGCCTTTTAAAGTTAATAATGGTGATAAGCCATTAATTGGATATTTAGTTCTCTTTTCAATAGTTGCTTTTATTTCATTTGCAAACACAATAAAAAATGCTATTGAAAAAAGACAGTGGTCTAACACTGTTCAGAGGCACCGTGAAGCTATTTCAGCAGGTGATTATACTTCAAGCTCAACATTTCATTTAGTTTATAAAAGAATTGTTTTAAAAGATATTAACTTATTATGGATATTAATTTTTATCCTTACCTATCTAGGACTTATTACACTTATCATTTTTGGGCTATATAAATCAGGTAATTGGGAAGCTGGAAGTAGAGACGGCTCATTTTATATTAATTTAGAATGACCAAAATGATTGGATAAAAGCTTTAAAAATACTCAATTGTTCTGCCTTATTTGCACAATAATTATGGCTGCACTTATTGTGGCTTATGTTGTGATTAGGCTAATAGACAAAAAAAGGTTAGATGATATTGGTGACTTTTTTGGTGAAAAATCGGTGGAAATTCATGACCAGATTGAAACAGCAAAAAGCAATCGTAATAAAATGTGACTAAGAGTTTATTTAGTTGTTGTTGCCTTAACAATCTTTTTACCACTTGCCTTAATTTTTGTAGCAATCTGAAAAGGTATACTAAGGCGTAAGAAAAGTGTTGTTGGTGCATAA
- a CDS encoding alpha-ketoacid dehydrogenase subunit beta: MEKISLNNIGALNHALDLAMEKFPNVVIYGEDAGFEGGVFRATEGLQKKYGDQRVWDSPISEGGIAGSAVGASAAGLRPVVEIQFSGFSFPAMNQIFTNAARYRTRSHGVYSCPMVVRMPCGGGVKALEHHSEALETIYSHVPGLKVIMPATPYDTKGLMLAAIEDNDPVIFLEHKHDYRAFKQEIPAEYYTIEIGKANVVVPGEDLTITAYGHVLHETLGALKLLQEKGKDYSIEVIDLRTLKPLDKETIVSSVKKTGRLLAISEAVETLSINSEIITIVNEECFDDLVAKPRRLNTADVTVPLPVLEKQFFFSKEHIAKVIEEMLG, from the coding sequence ATGGAAAAAATTTCATTAAATAACATTGGTGCCTTAAATCACGCATTAGATTTAGCAATGGAAAAATTCCCTAATGTAGTTATTTATGGTGAAGATGCAGGTTTTGAAGGTGGTGTATTCCGTGCTACTGAAGGTCTTCAAAAGAAATATGGTGACCAAAGAGTATGAGACTCACCAATTTCTGAAGGTGGTATTGCAGGATCAGCTGTTGGTGCATCTGCTGCAGGATTAAGACCAGTTGTTGAAATTCAATTCTCAGGTTTCTCATTCCCTGCTATGAACCAAATTTTTACAAACGCTGCACGTTATAGAACAAGATCACACGGTGTTTACTCATGTCCAATGGTTGTTAGAATGCCTTGTGGTGGTGGGGTTAAAGCTCTAGAACACCACTCAGAAGCTCTTGAAACAATTTACTCACACGTTCCAGGTCTAAAGGTTATAATGCCTGCTACACCTTATGACACAAAAGGTTTAATGTTAGCAGCTATCGAAGATAATGACCCAGTTATTTTCTTAGAACATAAACATGACTACCGTGCTTTCAAACAAGAAATCCCAGCTGAATACTACACAATTGAAATTGGTAAAGCAAATGTTGTTGTTCCTGGTGAAGACTTGACAATTACAGCATACGGTCACGTATTGCATGAAACTCTTGGTGCTCTTAAGTTACTACAAGAAAAAGGCAAAGATTACTCAATCGAAGTTATCGACTTAAGAACTCTTAAACCACTTGACAAAGAAACTATTGTTTCTTCAGTTAAGAAAACAGGTCGTCTATTAGCAATTTCTGAAGCTGTTGAAACACTTTCAATTAACTCAGAAATTATTACAATTGTTAACGAAGAGTGTTTTGATGATTTAGTTGCTAAACCAAGAAGACTAAACACAGCTGACGTAACAGTTCCTCTTCCTGTTTTAGAAAAACAATTCTTCTTCAGCAAAGAACACATTGCTAAAGTTATCGAAGAAATGTTAGGCTAA
- the rpmB gene encoding 50S ribosomal protein L28, with product MARRDQLNGKGPLVGNLRSHSMIATKRKFNVNLQKITITNSNGTPTTLRVSAKTIKTLKRKGILSAQA from the coding sequence ATGGCAAGAAGAGATCAACTCAATGGTAAAGGCCCTCTTGTTGGAAACTTACGTTCTCACTCAATGATCGCTACAAAAAGAAAATTTAATGTCAACTTGCAAAAAATTACTATTACAAATAGTAATGGCACCCCAACAACACTAAGAGTTAGTGCAAAAACAATTAAGACATTGAAGCGTAAGGGTATCCTTTCAGCACAAGCATAA
- a CDS encoding 2-oxo acid dehydrogenase subunit E2, whose amino-acid sequence MAVELAKVKPLEEKEAPISGIRKAIAKNLKEVLETSAYCSLVLKADVTNLWNLRAKVKDKVFEEHNVKLTFLSWIVKASAIALSEYPSFAARWDGVEGKVYYPGTLNIAIAVDTPFGLFVPVIRGVENLSIIEIQKEIVRLSTLAREKKLKMSDMTGGCFAITNVGSAGVLFGSPIMNKGNTAISATGAIIDELKLNKEGAVENRKVMYLSIAADHQWVDGADMARFQGRIKELIENPEQLGEF is encoded by the coding sequence ATGGCTGTTGAGCTCGCAAAAGTTAAACCACTAGAAGAAAAAGAAGCTCCTATTTCAGGAATTCGTAAAGCTATTGCTAAAAACTTAAAAGAAGTTTTAGAAACATCTGCATATTGTTCATTAGTTTTAAAAGCTGATGTTACAAATCTTTGAAACTTACGTGCAAAAGTTAAAGACAAAGTTTTTGAAGAACACAATGTTAAATTAACATTCTTATCATGAATAGTTAAAGCCTCGGCTATTGCTTTAAGCGAATACCCATCTTTTGCTGCTAGATGAGATGGTGTTGAAGGTAAAGTATACTACCCTGGAACACTTAACATTGCTATAGCAGTTGACACACCTTTTGGTCTATTTGTACCTGTAATTAGAGGTGTTGAAAACCTAAGTATAATTGAAATTCAAAAAGAAATTGTTAGATTATCAACACTTGCAAGAGAAAAGAAGCTAAAAATGTCAGATATGACAGGCGGCTGCTTTGCTATTACAAACGTTGGTAGTGCCGGTGTATTATTTGGTTCTCCAATTATGAACAAAGGCAATACAGCAATTTCAGCTACTGGTGCAATCATTGATGAGTTAAAATTAAACAAAGAAGGTGCTGTTGAAAACAGAAAAGTAATGTACTTATCAATAGCAGCTGACCACCAATGAGTTGATGGTGCTGATATGGCTCGTTTCCAAGGCAGAATTAAAGAATTAATCGAAAATCCAGAACAATTAGGAGAATTTTAA
- a CDS encoding OppA family ABC transporter substrate-binding lipoprotein yields the protein MPTKRNKLFLYLGTSAVGLATPLVAARCQNEEYQELDYKKWTNVLDGRPESLWNLELESKGYESGESKVQNDLIAQGILRAPAPGNRPAVSEYSFDGSVSYGSWQRSALESAQGILIRKEALFSPIVIKTIQGQFVNARPSVWRYKLELGSKVIVTDNNGKTHEFDNDLVNEFPAADSETVNHKGKSIATFKNPIYQATSTDAKSINSKQFQEVLKKAKKLQFEVVKGQKWINNKGEATKYEVVAKDFYYSWLRTTGRNVEQREKLLSESTDSQYKNGQKSDEIDKFINQKWLTPNSNFFTKSSKYSNEYVYQFLSIDSSKFYKEELFIEGDKLTFNPLTEGKQGSFDLLFEHIATSQDFSAAPSQLLEEHDQDPDKVPVKPLRPQVEKTTTDEYRKILNGTKGSLASKIGLYWYGFHEDDVLTAGRYYYAGWNPSNREETYKLNPHYRKENPKDPIAKWKESRRIKEYRTWYQGDSLNENIFKTAVKNDFLRGKLAFAPQSLLDKKDLDLFSNRQRDYGASFIRENNPTTSPYQFLTSYIPYSQKHTNETKFNFNEHFAKLAFGASLKEIREGGKPTNLKDKLGGTAVAFRTLINSAINWEYLAKYISNDKKTAWVSLIAPNTAIQASDQNGKIVQPAEFADKFNEQFFVDAQGNKVATVTPKENKDKSTVQSDAERFKSAKFKEIQAEVKKILDKYYKDNNLNADKDKVEWTLINRNVGSFNPPLLEQLVRWIPDLYKALDPRLSATYKKFDAREEWVSAIASHTSYANFASIRYDTNNIGAGYDGLGLSSLRVILVLINSDAELQNSLRKSFPQLVKVADEFVKFMNDSKNQFKWSVDFKHWKDVESKYWDDLNDDPSVYKWNESEKKLERNTDTYTKWTHLSAASAEFFVKYANSLPLEDNIALSNELSNYYGRVPEPAFLINKDQFIISFLSPSLSRPYTGTDALWFADFVIRDNK from the coding sequence ATGCCAACAAAAAGAAATAAATTATTTTTATACTTAGGGACATCTGCAGTTGGCTTGGCCACACCATTAGTGGCTGCTAGATGCCAAAATGAAGAATATCAAGAATTGGATTACAAAAAATGAACCAATGTCTTGGATGGCAGGCCTGAGTCATTATGAAACTTAGAATTAGAATCCAAAGGCTATGAAAGTGGCGAATCAAAAGTTCAAAATGACTTAATTGCTCAAGGTATTCTTAGAGCACCTGCACCAGGAAATAGACCTGCTGTTTCTGAATATTCATTTGATGGGTCTGTAAGCTATGGTTCATGACAAAGATCAGCATTAGAATCTGCTCAAGGTATCTTAATTAGAAAAGAAGCTCTATTTTCACCAATTGTTATTAAAACAATTCAAGGACAATTTGTTAATGCCCGTCCTTCAGTATGAAGATACAAATTAGAATTGGGGTCAAAAGTTATTGTTACTGATAATAATGGTAAAACTCACGAATTTGACAATGATTTAGTCAACGAATTCCCAGCAGCTGATTCTGAAACAGTTAACCACAAAGGCAAAAGTATTGCTACTTTCAAAAATCCTATATATCAAGCAACCTCAACTGATGCAAAGAGCATTAACAGTAAGCAATTCCAAGAAGTTTTAAAGAAAGCTAAAAAACTACAATTTGAAGTTGTAAAAGGCCAAAAATGAATAAATAATAAGGGCGAAGCAACTAAATATGAAGTTGTTGCTAAGGACTTCTACTACTCATGACTAAGAACAACAGGTAGAAATGTTGAGCAGCGCGAAAAATTATTAAGTGAATCTACAGATTCTCAGTACAAAAATGGTCAAAAAAGCGATGAAATTGATAAATTTATTAACCAAAAATGATTAACACCAAATTCAAACTTCTTTACAAAGAGTTCAAAATATTCTAATGAATACGTTTACCAATTTTTAAGCATTGATTCATCTAAGTTTTATAAAGAAGAATTATTCATTGAAGGTGACAAACTTACATTTAATCCACTAACAGAAGGAAAACAAGGTTCATTTGACTTGCTTTTTGAACACATAGCAACTTCACAAGACTTTTCAGCAGCACCATCACAATTATTAGAGGAGCATGATCAAGATCCAGATAAAGTTCCTGTTAAGCCATTAAGACCACAAGTTGAAAAAACGACAACCGATGAATATAGGAAAATTTTAAATGGCACTAAAGGATCATTAGCAAGTAAAATTGGACTATACTGATATGGTTTCCATGAAGATGATGTTCTAACTGCTGGTAGGTACTACTATGCTGGATGAAACCCAAGTAATAGAGAAGAAACCTACAAATTAAATCCTCATTATAGAAAAGAAAATCCAAAGGATCCAATTGCCAAGTGAAAAGAATCAAGAAGAATTAAAGAATATCGTACATGATACCAAGGGGATTCATTAAACGAAAATATCTTTAAAACAGCTGTAAAGAACGATTTCTTAAGAGGAAAATTGGCATTTGCACCTCAATCATTATTAGATAAAAAAGACTTAGATTTATTTAGTAATAGACAGCGTGACTATGGAGCAAGTTTTATTAGAGAAAATAACCCAACAACTAGTCCATATCAATTCTTAACCTCATACATACCATATTCACAAAAACATACTAATGAAACTAAATTCAATTTTAATGAACATTTTGCAAAATTAGCATTTGGCGCTTCATTAAAAGAAATTAGAGAAGGTGGCAAACCAACTAATTTAAAAGATAAATTAGGTGGCACAGCTGTTGCATTTAGAACATTAATTAACTCTGCAATTAACTGAGAATATTTAGCTAAATACATCAGCAATGATAAAAAAACTGCATGAGTTAGCTTAATTGCGCCTAACACCGCAATTCAAGCTAGTGATCAAAATGGCAAAATTGTTCAACCTGCAGAATTTGCAGATAAATTTAATGAACAATTCTTTGTTGATGCCCAAGGAAACAAGGTTGCTACAGTTACTCCTAAAGAAAATAAAGACAAATCAACAGTACAAAGTGATGCTGAGAGATTCAAATCAGCTAAATTTAAAGAAATCCAAGCTGAGGTTAAGAAAATCTTAGACAAGTATTATAAAGATAATAATCTAAATGCAGACAAAGATAAAGTTGAGTGAACTTTAATTAACCGAAATGTTGGTTCATTTAACCCACCATTATTAGAACAATTAGTAAGATGAATCCCAGATCTTTACAAGGCTCTTGACCCAAGACTTAGTGCAACATATAAAAAGTTTGACGCTAGAGAAGAATGAGTTTCAGCTATTGCTTCACATACTTCATATGCAAACTTTGCTTCAATTAGATATGACACAAACAACATAGGCGCTGGTTATGATGGATTAGGCTTATCATCACTAAGAGTTATCTTAGTATTGATTAATTCAGATGCTGAACTTCAAAACTCATTAAGAAAGAGCTTCCCACAATTAGTAAAAGTTGCTGATGAATTCGTTAAGTTTATGAACGATTCTAAAAACCAATTTAAATGAAGTGTAGATTTCAAACATTGAAAAGATGTAGAAAGCAAATACTGAGATGATTTAAATGATGATCCAAGTGTATATAAATGAAACGAAAGCGAGAAAAAACTAGAAAGGAATACTGATACATATACTAAATGAACACATCTTTCAGCAGCTAGCGCCGAATTCTTTGTTAAATATGCAAACAGTTTACCTCTAGAAGATAATATTGCTCTATCAAACGAATTATCAAACTACTATGGTAGAGTTCCTGAACCTGCATTTTTAATAAACAAAGATCAATTTATTATCTCATTCCTAAGTCCATCTCTTTCTAGACCATATACAGGAACAGACGCCTTATGGTTTGCTGACTTTGTAATCCGTGATAATAAATAA
- the lpdA gene encoding dihydrolipoyl dehydrogenase translates to MTAESKCTKSCASSCEASKSSCASSCASESSCKASCPKSECSQEKVCSSWKDEGLKYEGEVADEFDLIVVGSGPGGYLAAEMAGKAGLKTLIVEKEFWGGVCLNIGCIPTKAMLRSTHALEEVIHAAKFGVVANLEDLKIDYQQSWVKMHERKAKVVAKLSGGVKFLMKASKVQTEEGVAKFVGAREIEVNGKVYRGKNVILATGSHANRMKFLEGFEKGYESGKLMTSREAINNDKSLPESMVIVGGGVIGVEFAQMYASMGTKVTIIQREDRLLPGIDKEIVDEFAKILKTESKIEVIYGATSTKLEGDENLIYTKDGKEEKITAEVILIATGRVPASEGLAEVGIELGARREVKVDKFLRTNVKGVYAIGDVTNQNMLAHVAYIHAVTAVHHILDLYGIPYDSTTKPVPACIYTSPEIATVGLTEEQAKEQGLDFFVSKYKFATLGKAIAAEDTKGLVKLIVLKDGHIVGASLMGPNVTDYVAELALAIEKRICVTALTHVIHPHPTFNEIIWEAARSALSKLTAEKLNERKNN, encoded by the coding sequence ATGACAGCAGAATCAAAATGCACAAAGTCATGTGCATCTAGCTGTGAAGCATCAAAATCATCTTGTGCTTCAAGCTGTGCAAGTGAATCATCATGCAAAGCTTCATGCCCAAAAAGTGAATGTTCACAAGAAAAAGTATGTTCATCTTGAAAAGATGAAGGGCTTAAATACGAAGGCGAAGTTGCTGACGAATTTGATTTAATAGTAGTTGGTTCAGGTCCTGGTGGTTACCTAGCTGCTGAAATGGCTGGTAAAGCTGGACTAAAAACTTTAATTGTTGAAAAAGAATTTTGAGGTGGTGTTTGTTTAAATATTGGATGTATTCCTACCAAAGCAATGCTTAGATCAACACATGCATTAGAAGAAGTTATTCATGCGGCTAAATTTGGTGTTGTTGCTAATTTAGAAGATCTAAAAATTGACTATCAACAATCATGAGTTAAAATGCATGAACGTAAAGCCAAAGTTGTTGCAAAGCTTTCTGGCGGCGTTAAGTTCTTAATGAAGGCATCAAAGGTACAGACTGAAGAAGGCGTTGCAAAGTTTGTTGGTGCTAGAGAAATAGAAGTTAATGGCAAGGTTTACCGTGGCAAAAATGTTATTTTAGCTACCGGTAGCCACGCTAACAGAATGAAATTCCTTGAAGGTTTTGAAAAGGGATACGAAAGTGGCAAGTTAATGACTTCACGTGAAGCTATTAACAATGACAAATCATTGCCTGAATCAATGGTTATTGTTGGTGGTGGCGTAATTGGTGTTGAATTTGCTCAAATGTATGCATCAATGGGCACCAAAGTTACAATTATCCAAAGAGAAGACCGTTTACTTCCTGGAATAGACAAGGAAATTGTTGACGAATTTGCTAAAATTCTTAAAACTGAATCAAAAATTGAAGTTATCTATGGCGCAACAAGTACAAAATTAGAAGGTGACGAAAACTTAATTTACACCAAAGATGGCAAGGAAGAAAAAATTACTGCTGAAGTTATTCTTATTGCTACAGGTAGAGTTCCTGCATCTGAAGGATTGGCTGAAGTTGGCATTGAATTAGGTGCTAGACGCGAAGTTAAAGTTGATAAATTCTTACGTACTAATGTAAAAGGTGTATATGCAATTGGTGATGTTACAAACCAAAATATGTTAGCTCATGTTGCTTACATTCACGCTGTTACAGCTGTGCACCACATTTTAGATTTATATGGAATTCCATATGATTCAACTACAAAACCAGTGCCTGCATGTATTTACACAAGCCCTGAAATTGCTACAGTTGGTTTAACTGAAGAACAAGCTAAAGAACAAGGATTGGACTTTTTTGTATCTAAATACAAGTTTGCAACCTTAGGTAAAGCGATTGCTGCTGAAGATACCAAGGGATTAGTAAAATTAATTGTTCTTAAGGACGGACACATTGTTGGTGCTTCATTAATGGGGCCTAATGTAACAGATTACGTAGCTGAATTAGCTTTAGCTATCGAAAAGAGAATTTGCGTAACTGCATTAACTCACGTAATTCACCCACACCCAACATTTAATGAAATTATTTGAGAAGCAGCTAGAAGTGCTTTATCAAAATTAACTGCTGAAAAATTAAACGAAAGAAAAAACAACTAA
- a CDS encoding DJ-1/PfpI family protein, producing the protein MKLLVLVHNHFNDMELVSVLSVLKRSEKVEEIAYFNPHYDKANGQHGIVDLNLVTKINVSDYDAVFVPGGAGAKELREDSDSLEIVREFRNQNKYVFAICDAPNALYENGIIKDNEQYSSFPIKHIAKTCSRHRSSDRVSQSDKLFTAKAASTGIELGLLIIKSLYGEDLYEIVKAGLTGE; encoded by the coding sequence ATGAAATTACTAGTGCTTGTACATAATCATTTTAATGATATGGAGTTAGTTTCAGTATTAAGCGTCTTAAAACGCTCAGAAAAAGTTGAGGAAATAGCATATTTTAATCCCCATTATGATAAAGCTAATGGACAACATGGAATTGTTGATTTGAATTTAGTAACTAAAATTAATGTATCTGACTATGATGCCGTTTTTGTTCCTGGCGGTGCCGGAGCAAAAGAACTAAGAGAAGATTCAGATTCTTTAGAAATAGTAAGAGAGTTTAGAAATCAAAATAAATATGTTTTTGCAATTTGTGATGCACCTAATGCTTTATATGAAAATGGCATTATTAAGGATAATGAGCAATATAGTTCATTTCCAATCAAACATATTGCTAAAACATGCTCAAGACACAGAAGCAGTGATAGAGTTTCACAAAGTGATAAGCTTTTTACAGCAAAAGCAGCATCTACTGGAATTGAGCTAGGCCTATTAATAATTAAATCTCTTTATGGTGAAGATCTCTATGAAATAGTGAAAGCTGGATTAACTGGCGAATAA